One Helianthus annuus cultivar XRQ/B chromosome 7, HanXRQr2.0-SUNRISE, whole genome shotgun sequence genomic region harbors:
- the LOC110866555 gene encoding uncharacterized protein LOC110866555, with protein sequence MFNDQAVKELVQKVNKLEKEKAKTELERDILKKQVDRLMKAHDQVREALIEQEETMNKMRDEAHDNSMLFELLTAEISSLNVKIKNLEDVNQTLNQLLSEMSEASSNEIKAMKLEMEAMKADKVVKDEQLHMLYSVMESHLKMDVHVAFNEIEVKGAEERRLERERRLAEEATQKNKGVIDDTQETGGSSSQPDFCGSSSQQDIEMVEVVEVQE encoded by the coding sequence ATGTTCAACGATCAAGCAGTTAAAGAATTGGTACAAAAGGTCAACAAGCTGGAAAAAGAAAAAGCTAAAACAGAATTGGAGCGTGATATTCTGAAGAAACAAGTTGATCGATTGATGAAAGCTCATGATCAAGTTAGAGAGGCATTGATAGAGCAAGAAGAAACAATGAACAAAATGAGGGATGAAGCTCATGATAATTCTATGTTGTTTGAATTGTTGACGGCAGAGATCTCTTCTTTGAATGTTAAGATAAAGAACTTAGAAGATGTGAATCAAACACTCAATCAGCTTCTCAGTGAAATGAGTGAAGCTTCATCAAATGAAATAAAGGCAATGAAGCTAGAGATGGAAGCCATGAAGGCAGATAAGGTGGTGAAAGATGAACAACTTCATATGTTATACTCTGTCATGGAAAGTCATTTGAAGATGGATGTTCATGTTGCATTTAATGAGATAGAAGTGAAAGGAGCTGAGGAGAGAAGGTTAGAACGCGAAAGACGCTTAGCTGAAGAAGCCACCCAAAAGAACAAAGGTGTGATTGATGATACTCAAGAAACTGGTGGATCATCAAGTCAACCTGATTTTTGTGGTTCTTCATCACAACAAGATATTGAAATGGTTGAAGTTGTAGAAGTTCAAGAataa